One genomic segment of Nocardia spumae includes these proteins:
- the map gene encoding type I methionyl aminopeptidase yields the protein MSVRTRKPLVPGTLSPVREVPRSIERPEYAWKKTVNEGREPWVQTPETIEKMRLASKLAAQALQEAGRAVEPGVTTDHLDAIVHEYLCDHGAYPSTLGYKGFPKSCCTSLNEVICHGIPDSTVIEDGDIVNIDVTAYIDGVHGDTNATFLSGDVDEEARLLVERTHEATMRAIKAVRPGRALNVIGRVIESYANRFGYGVVRDFTGHGVGPTFHSGLVILHYDQPAIESVIETGMTFTIEPMINLGGIDYEIWDDGWTVVTKDREWTAQFEHTLVVTEEGAEILTLP from the coding sequence ATGTCTGTGCGCACCCGCAAGCCACTCGTCCCCGGAACGCTCTCGCCCGTCCGCGAGGTGCCGCGCTCGATCGAGCGGCCGGAGTACGCGTGGAAGAAGACCGTCAACGAGGGTCGCGAGCCGTGGGTGCAGACGCCGGAGACCATCGAGAAGATGCGGTTGGCCAGCAAGCTGGCCGCGCAGGCGCTGCAGGAAGCCGGTCGGGCGGTCGAGCCCGGCGTCACCACCGATCATCTCGACGCCATCGTGCACGAGTACCTGTGCGATCACGGCGCCTACCCCTCGACCCTGGGATACAAGGGTTTCCCCAAGTCCTGCTGCACCTCGCTGAACGAGGTGATCTGCCACGGCATTCCGGACTCGACCGTGATCGAGGACGGTGACATCGTCAATATCGACGTCACCGCCTATATCGACGGGGTCCACGGCGACACCAACGCCACCTTCCTGTCCGGAGACGTCGACGAGGAAGCGCGCCTGCTGGTCGAGCGGACCCACGAGGCGACCATGCGGGCCATCAAGGCGGTCCGCCCGGGCCGGGCGCTCAACGTCATCGGCCGCGTGATCGAGTCCTACGCCAACCGCTTCGGCTACGGCGTGGTCCGCGATTTCACCGGCCACGGCGTGGGCCCCACCTTCCACAGCGGCCTGGTCATCCTGCACTACGACCAGCCGGCCATCGAATCGGTGATCGAAACCGGTATGACCTTCACGATCGAGCCGATGATCAACCTCGGCGGCATCGATTACGAGATCTGGGACGACGGCTGGACCGTGGTCACCAAGGACCGCGAATGGACCGCCCAGTTCGAGCACACCCTGGTCGTCACCGAGGAAGGCGCCGAAATCCTCACGCTTCCATGA